From Methanofastidiosum sp.:
CCTCCAAGAAATTTGATAGCCCCTATACTATTCCCATTTGAACTGATTCTTATTAAAAAGGTTTTCGCTATAACTCGAAACCTAAATTGTGATAGAATCATATTTTGTTCCATACGAAGACCAAGTCTTGTGTCTGTGAAGTTAATGATTAGAATATATAATGATATCAAATGTGTAATTGTTCTTCACAATATAGTTGAGGCTGTCACCAAAAAACCCTATGAACTTACAGAAATACCTTTTTGGCTTCGTTTTTGGATTAAATTTAGAAATATAAGCCGGTTACGTTATATTGCGTTAAGTCCTTCAATTGAAATTGAATTAATCAAAAGGTTGCCAAGTTTGAAGAACTATGTGATTTCAATTGATTTCCCTTATTTCTTTCAATCAAATACCAAAAAAGAGTTTTTAAAAACTAATTCAAAAACGGATGCAATTAAATTTGGTTTTTTTGGAGTTGCAAACGTACGTAAGGGTGCTGAAAATTTTTTTAAATTGGCAAAAGAAATTAAAAATGAAAAAACCAGATATACACCTGAATTTATATTAATAGGTCCAGTTGAGGATAAAAAACTTATGAATATCACTGAAAATGTTTTTATTCCCTCTCCGG
This genomic window contains:
- a CDS encoding glycosyltransferase; its protein translation is MIIICEPQCVGFEHSEFNAALITVTKYAFPNEKIMFMAEKDHLSLVKETLDSNSVNVEYMEIKAPPRNLIAPILFPFELILIKKVFAITRNLNCDRIIFCSIRRPSLVSVKLMIRIYNDIKCVIVLHNIVEAVTKKPYELTEIPFWLRFWIKFRNISRLRYIALSPSIEIELIKRLPSLKNYVISIDFPYFFQSNTKKEFLKTNSKTDAIKFGFFGVANVRKGAENFFKLAKEIKNEKTRYTPEFILIGPVEDKKLMNITENVFIPSPDKPLSGRDFEKYAEDLDYALIFHKPEQHQLTATASFFDAISYLKPVIAVKNPFVEYYFNEMGNIGYLCDDYSQIKNLILKILNEDQTENYNNQRKKMLDQRERLSFEIIGQKLAKNWE